A stretch of DNA from Deltaproteobacteria bacterium:
CTCGGCCCCCGCCTCAGGACCTCGACGAGGTCGTCGAGGTCCTTGCCGTACTGGACGGCCCGGCGGTAGAGCAGTCCCAGGGGCACGCCGCGAAGGGTGCGCTCCGGGCTCGGCGAGGCGAGGCTCGCCACGGCGAGGCCGGCCGAGTTCATGGCCGTGACGGCGCCGATGTAGCCCGGCCAGGCCACGGAGAGGAAGTCGCGGCCCGAGGCGGGGCGGAAACGGAATACCGTGGAGAGGGCGCACATCTCGTCGGTAAAGACCGGGTAGTCGAGGTTGCGGCCCAGCACCACGCCGTCGTCGCCTCCAAGCACGGCGAAGGCCGTGCAGGCGAGGTTGGCCCCTATGTCGTCGAAGGCGTTGAGCAGGAATACGGAGCCCCTGTCCACACCGGCCGCCTCGGCCAGGGCCTCCATCTCCCGGCGGTAGTCGGCAGGGGCGTAGCCGATCATGAACCGTGCGGCGAGCTTGAGGACCGCCGCCACGAGGCTGCCTGGCGCGAACCTCCTGACGCGGTCGAGATAGGCGCGCACTGCCTCGCAGGCCGCCCTGACCCCATCGCGCACCTGCTCGCCGTGGCCGTGACCGAGCTCTTCGGGCCCGCCCCGAAGTTCCACGACGGCCGGTCCGCCCCCCTCACCCTCAGCCGCGCCCCGCAACGACAACCCTCCCTTTTTCCATGGACCCACTCTGTAAAGGAGCTTTCCCCCGCAGCCCACCGGCGCCTCCCGCCGTGTCGCACCGGACCTCCGGGATTATAGGAAACTCTGATTTATTGCACTGAGGGAACCTTTTTGTAAAAGGGTCACAGACCCCCGGTTCCCTCAGACTCCCTCCAAAAACTTTTAATGCGACTTGGTTTCCCCCTGTTTTGCCAGGCAAAACAGGGGGAAGCCAAGTCGCATTGAAAGTCTTTGAAGGGGGTCTGGGGGAAACTTTCTACAGAAAGTTTCCCCCAGGGTAATCAAAAGACCGCGGCCGAGCCTGCGGGGGATCTCGCACTCCAAAGACTTTTCACTCAGCGGTCAGCGGGGATCCCTGATGGCCGTCTTGACCTTTGTCAGGAGCTCTTCGAGGGTGTAGGGTTTGGAAAGGAAGGGGTAGCCTTTTTCTTCTATGGACTTCCACTGGGACTTGTGGTCCGTGTAGCCGCTGCACAGCAGGACGGGCAGGCCGGGCCTCACGGCCCGGAGCTGGCCGACGAGCTGGATGCCGTTACGGTCCGTCAGGACGACGTCGCTGAAGACGAGATGAAATTCTCCGTCCTCCCTCTCGAAGAGCTCGGCCGCCTCGCCGGCCGTGGCGGCGTCGAAGACGACATAGCCGTTCTCGCGCAAGGCCCTTCCGGCAAAGCGCCGCACGTCGCCCTCGTCCTCCACGAGCAGCACCCTCTCGCCGCCTCCCTTCAGGTCCCTGAGCGAGACCTCCTGCGCCGTCGTATCCTCCACCTGCTCAAAAGAGGCCGGCAGGTAGATGGAGAAGAGCGAGCCCCGGCCGGGCTCGCTCTCGACGTTTATCCAGCCGTTGTGCCGCTTCACTATGCCGTAGACGACCGAGAGGCCGAGACCGGCGCCCCTTCCCACCTCTTTAGTCGTGAAGTACGGTTCGAATATCCTGGGAAGAAGAGATCTCTCCATGCCCCTGCCCGTGTCCTCGACGCGCAGGCACACGAAGGCGCCGGGCCTGGAGTAGGGTATGGCCCTCGAAGACGCGGCGTCGAGTTTCACGTTGCAGGTCCTTATCCTTATGCTCCCGCCCTCGGGCATGGCGTCGCGGGCATTGACGGCCAGGTTCATTATGACCTGCTCCATGTTGCCCGAGTCGGCGCTTACGGCCCAGAGCTCCGGCTCCAGGTCGGTCTCCACGGCGATGTCCTCTCCGATGAGTCTGCCCAGCATCTTGAGCATGTCGTCGACGATGCCGTTGAGGTCCACGGGGGCGAACTCGATGGGCTGCTTGCGGCTGAATATGAGGAGCTGTTTGGTGAGGCTTGCGGCGCGCCTTGCGGCCTTGAGTATGGTGTCGAGGTCCTGGCAGGCCGGATCCCCATCGCCGATTCTCGCTCTCATGAGCTCGGCCACGCCGTGTATGGTCGTCAGAAGGTTGTTGAAGTCGTGGGCCACACCGCCCGCCAGCGTACCGACGGCGTCCATCTTCTGGGCATGGAGAAGCTGCGCCCTCATGGCGTCTTTCTCCTGCTCGGCGCGCTTTCGCTCCGTGATGTCCAGAAAGGTGACGACCCCTCCGATGACGACGCCGTTCTTGCGCACCGGGTGGGCCCAGCACTCGGCGGGGAAGACCGAGCCGTCGGCGCGCCTCACGACTCCGTCATCGAAATGCACGCCCTCGCCGCCGCGCAGGACTCGGAAGGGGCTCTCTCCGTCGCCGCCCGGCACCTCTATCATGTCGAAGACATCGGCGCCGAGCAGCTCCTCCTCGCCGCCGTAACCGAGAAGCTTGGTGCACGAGGGGTTGCAGAAGGTGCACCGGCCCTCGAGGTCCACGCCCACTATGGCTTCGGCCGTCGAGTTGAGAAGCAGCCTTATCTCCTCTTCGCGCTCGCGCAGCTTCTCCAGCGTCCTGGCGTGCTCCATGGCGTAACGGATGGTCCGCTCAAGGAGCGCGGCGTCTATCTTCTCCTTGTCGAGGTAGTCGAAGGCGCCGGCCCTCATGGCCTCCACGTCCGCGTCCCGCCCGCCCTCGGCTGTTATGAGTATGGAGGGGGTCTGTATCTCCCTCTTCCGCGCCTCCCTTATGAGCTCCAGTCCGCTCGAATCGCCCAGAAACAAGTCGACCAGGAATACGTCGTAGCGGCGCGACTCCATGGCCTTCAGCGCGTCGGCGTAGCTGTCGGCCCAGTCGACGGCGAACCTCCGGGCGTCGATATCCCTCAAGAGGCCCTCGAGCAGGGTATAGAAGTACCTGCTGTCCTCGACTATGAGGACGCGGAGCTTTCCGTTCCTGCCCGGACTCTTTCCCTTCGAATCGATCAATCCTGCCTGCCCCGGAAGAGGGATCGTCTCTATACGCGCAGACGTATGCCCTTCGAATTTATAACAAGCTACACCCTCTTGTCAATAAAATCATCACAGCAGGCTGCGGAAATGTCACGGCCTTCGAACGGTCCGGGGGAGGAGGAACGGGCCGGAAGAGGGACGAGGGGGGCGGAGAAGTCGAAGAGGGCGGTCAGCGGACGGCGACCTCCGCGCGGTTGCGCCCCAGGCGCTTTGCGCGGTGGAGGGCCTCGCCGGAGGCCGATATGACAGGGCTTCTCGAAAGGCCGTTAGGGGTATCGCCCCCGCGGCACCGAGGCTTACGCTCACGTGAGCGGAGATGGGCGAGCTCTCGGGGGATGGCGTGGGAGTCCACGAGCCGGCGCAGCCGCTCGGCCATGGCGCCGCCCCCCGGACGAATGGGGAAAGGTTCACAGGCCGGTGTCGGCCACAGGCCGGCCACGGCCGTCAGTCGAAGGGGTTTTTCACCATGACGGCCTCTTTCCTGTTGGCCCCGACCGATACGATACAGACAGCGGAGCCGACGAGCTCCTCGAGCCTTGCAAGATAGGAGCGCGCCTTTCGAGGCAGGGCGTCGAAGCTCGTCACCCCCTGTGTCCTGCTCTTCCAGCCCTCGTGGACCTCGTAGACCGGCTCGCACCGCGAGAGCACGGAAGGCGAAGTGGGGAAGTCCTCGATGAGCTCGCCGTCACAGCGGTAGGCCGTGCATATGCGGATCTCGTCGAGGGTGTCGAGCACATCGAGCTTGGTCACGGCCAGCGAGTCGATGCCGTTTATCCTTGCGGCGTAGCGTGCCGCCACGGCGTCGAACCAGCCGCAGCGCCGCGGCCTGCCGGTCGTGGCGCCGTACTCGCAGCCCTGCTCCCTGAGCCTTGCGGCCTCGTCGCCGGCAAGCTCCGTGGGAAAGGGGCCCTCGCCGACCCGCGTGGCGTAGGCCTTCATGATCCCCACGACCGAGTCTATGCGCGTGGGGCCGACGCCGGAGCCGGAGGCCGCCGCGCCGGCCGTCGTGTTGCTGGAGGTGACGAAGGGATAGGTGCCGTGGTCCACGTCGAGGAGCGTTCCCTGGGCTCCCTCGAAGAGCACCCGCCTGCCAGAGCGTATGGCGTCGTCGAGGAAGAGGGACGTGTCGGCAATGTAAGGCGCCATGGCCTCGGCGTAGCCCATGTAGTCGTTGTATATCTCGTGGACCTCGAAGCCGTCGTCGTGGAGAAGGGTCTTGAGCAGGTGGTTCTTCTCCATGAGGTTGGCCTTGAGCTTTTCGCGGAAATCGGGCTCGCTGAGCAGGTCACCGCACTTGATTCCGCAGCGCGAGGCCTTGTCCTCGTAGGCGGGACCTATGCCGCGGCCCGTGGTGCCTATCTTCTGCCTGCCGCGTATCCTCTCCCTCGCAAGGTCGATCTTCTTGTGGTAGGGCATGATGAGGTGGGCGTCCCTGCTCACCAGAAGGGACCCTTCGTCGAAACGCCCCCTGGCCCTGAGCATCTCTATCTCCTCGAGGAGCACGGCCGGGTCCACGACGACGCCGCTGCCTATGACGCAGCTCTTGCCGCCGTGGAGTATGCCCGACGGGATGAGATGGAGTATGAACTTCTCCGAGTCCACACAGACGGTGTGGCCCGCG
This window harbors:
- a CDS encoding adenylosuccinate synthase, yielding MAKCVVIVGVQWGDEGKGKIVDILTEYSDVVVRFQGGNNAGHTVCVDSEKFILHLIPSGILHGGKSCVIGSGVVVDPAVLLEEIEMLRARGRFDEGSLLVSRDAHLIMPYHKKIDLARERIRGRQKIGTTGRGIGPAYEDKASRCGIKCGDLLSEPDFREKLKANLMEKNHLLKTLLHDDGFEVHEIYNDYMGYAEAMAPYIADTSLFLDDAIRSGRRVLFEGAQGTLLDVDHGTYPFVTSSNTTAGAAASGSGVGPTRIDSVVGIMKAYATRVGEGPFPTELAGDEAARLREQGCEYGATTGRPRRCGWFDAVAARYAARINGIDSLAVTKLDVLDTLDEIRICTAYRCDGELIEDFPTSPSVLSRCEPVYEVHEGWKSRTQGVTSFDALPRKARSYLARLEELVGSAVCIVSVGANRKEAVMVKNPFD
- a CDS encoding hybrid sensor histidine kinase/response regulator; this encodes MIDSKGKSPGRNGKLRVLIVEDSRYFYTLLEGLLRDIDARRFAVDWADSYADALKAMESRRYDVFLVDLFLGDSSGLELIREARKREIQTPSILITAEGGRDADVEAMRAGAFDYLDKEKIDAALLERTIRYAMEHARTLEKLREREEEIRLLLNSTAEAIVGVDLEGRCTFCNPSCTKLLGYGGEEELLGADVFDMIEVPGGDGESPFRVLRGGEGVHFDDGVVRRADGSVFPAECWAHPVRKNGVVIGGVVTFLDITERKRAEQEKDAMRAQLLHAQKMDAVGTLAGGVAHDFNNLLTTIHGVAELMRARIGDGDPACQDLDTILKAARRAASLTKQLLIFSRKQPIEFAPVDLNGIVDDMLKMLGRLIGEDIAVETDLEPELWAVSADSGNMEQVIMNLAVNARDAMPEGGSIRIRTCNVKLDAASSRAIPYSRPGAFVCLRVEDTGRGMERSLLPRIFEPYFTTKEVGRGAGLGLSVVYGIVKRHNGWINVESEPGRGSLFSIYLPASFEQVEDTTAQEVSLRDLKGGGERVLLVEDEGDVRRFAGRALRENGYVVFDAATAGEAAELFEREDGEFHLVFSDVVLTDRNGIQLVGQLRAVRPGLPVLLCSGYTDHKSQWKSIEEKGYPFLSKPYTLEELLTKVKTAIRDPR